In Methanococcus voltae, the sequence GCAGTTAAAACGCCACAATTAATATCTGATGCATCTGCAATCTATGGTTCACAATGTGTTGTTGTTGCGATGGATGTTAAAAAAACATATCTTACAACTGAAGAGACAAATATTGATGAAAATAATAATTACAACCACATTAAAAATTTAACCGCCAGAAACATTTATGAAGATGAAAAAGGAAAATTCTGGTTCCAAATATATATTTATGGGGGAAGAGAAGCTACAAATATTGATGCCATTACATGGAGTAAAAAAGTTGAAGAATTAGGTGCTGGTGAAATCTTATTAACCAGCATGGATGCAGATGGAACTAAAGAAGGTTATGATGTCCCATTAACGTCCATAATTTCTAAATCCATAAAAATACCAGTAATTGCAAGTGGCGGTTGTGGTAACATAGAACATGTTAAAGATGTTTTTAAACAGGGTTTTGCAGATGCTGCCCTTATGGCAAGTATTTTACACTACGGAGAATATACGGTTCAAGATATCAAAAAAGAAATGTTAGAAGAAAATATACCCGTAAGAATATAACAAAAAAATTTAATTTATTTTTTTTAAAAGTAATATTTGTATATTTAAATAAATAAATATATTTGCAT encodes:
- the hisF gene encoding imidazole glycerol phosphate synthase subunit HisF, giving the protein MLTKRIIPCLDIKEGRVVKGTNFLGLRDAGDPVELSKLYDEQGADELVFLDITASFEKRDIIIEVVKKTAEKVFIPLTVGGGIKTVEDFKRILRAGADKISINTSAVKTPQLISDASAIYGSQCVVVAMDVKKTYLTTEETNIDENNNYNHIKNLTARNIYEDEKGKFWFQIYIYGGREATNIDAITWSKKVEELGAGEILLTSMDADGTKEGYDVPLTSIISKSIKIPVIASGGCGNIEHVKDVFKQGFADAALMASILHYGEYTVQDIKKEMLEENIPVRI